In Streptacidiphilus sp. P02-A3a, the DNA window GAAGGCCGGACGGCGGCCGAGCGGCCGCTGTTCACCTCCGCGTTCCCCTGGTGCCGCCCTCCGTTTCCGGGGCGCTGCCAAGGTGACGATCGTACTGATCGGACCTCCATAGGGCTGGGGCGGGCGTGGGCACTCCACTGGGCTTGTTCACCGGGGGCTTCTTCACCCTGTTCGGGCTCGGGGTGCTCGCCTGGTGCGTCTCCGAGGTCCGCACCCGGCGGGTGCTGCGGCGCGGCGGGACCAGGGTCACCGCCCGGGTGCTGGCCGACCCGGGGCCCGGCGCGGACCACCTGGACAGCTCCCCGCTGCTGGCCTTCCAGGTCGAGGGCCGGGGCGAGGTGGTCGCCAGACCACGCGGCTGGACC includes these proteins:
- a CDS encoding DUF3592 domain-containing protein, whose translation is MGTPLGLFTGGFFTLFGLGVLAWCVSEVRTRRVLRRGGTRVTARVLADPGPGADHLDSSPLLAFQVEGRGEVVARPRGWTTIRRTPALAVDALVPVSYDPARPELVAVHGVRQARSDVFWLLLGAAFAGCGLALLASVL